The nucleotide sequence ACTAATTAACTGGGAGTACCTGCACCCGATAGTTAATGTTtactccgggactcaaacccaataccattcgcttcaaacgccttCGTATTATTCACTTAGATATTGAGTCCtaatactgggttcgagtgtcAAAGTGAACAACAACTCTGTGATGCTGGcatatccagttgacgagtgccagataggacgaaacgcgcaccCTGAATTTCACTGCCCACCACGATCTATCTTTGCTCATACTGCTAAATTAATTCTTTTAACTGTCATCATGTTTATACTCTCTTAATAACGGGACATCAAATGTGAATATATGAACTGTTACACATTTATGTCAATGCTTAGATTGTTTAAGATTTGCTAATATATAAGGCAAACTTTATTCTACCGTTAACTGTAAGAATTAGTCTATTCAAGAAAGTATATTGTAAGTGACGTTAATAATGTCGGTAATGATAGAACAAAAACATGATTTGACGAATAAAATAAACAGTATTAGGGCAAATGATTGTTTTCTTTCTATAAGAAAATGACATTTTCAATTTATAATATAAGAATTAATTAAACcttaatattttgtattttatttcataattttaagtTATATTACTGTCGAATCTAAGAAAGAAGTGACCGAAAATTACCATCCACTTTAGTGCTCCATGTGCCTGAACATCCATTGAAGATCTTTAAATTACTAAGATTTTAATGTTGTTTGCATGAAACGTATTCACTGCATTTTTGGAATGAAATGATTCATTGGGTGATCGCAATATAATGAATCTCAtagatttaattatatttatatcgTTGAAGCATTCATAAatctaattgttttttttgttgctaagtactgaaaattaaaaattaattttctagAAGAGTGGAAACGGGTCTGGTATTTTTATCaatcataaaatataatttatttgatatttcatAGGAATCTCCACTCTCGTAAGGATTTCACCATCTATTACGGAACACTGATATTCTTGCAAACTGAACAAcagaatattttaataattgaattcatgagttaactgaagcgcatccacaatcccgtacCGCCAGATTTGaaaccaggatctatcagtctcgcacttctgaggagtttcatactaggatgagacggccatccagtgcttccaggttttccatggtggtctagcttcaatagactaatgaattcaattgtgaaattactacaatcttcacaaaacccttgTCTGattataacaaaatatttgttgattgttttctaTATTCTTTGTATATGTTTGTTTACGAAGTGAAGTTTAATTTGTTCTACGTTTAATTAATCATCTAGACTAATTTGTTTGAATTTGGATGACATAAGTAAGTCACTGTACTAGGTGACGGTTGGCTCTTTCTCAGTATATAATGGTTCGTGGGATGTTACTGCTTCTCAGGCATTGTTTCAAATAAGGTGAATATATTCACGATTCAAAGCAGAACGTACTAGTTTACTGAAATCCAAACACGTAATAAATACAGATCACTACACTAATTCTCAGATGATTTTGAATAAACTTAGGTAATCGGCATCAACTATCACAAAATAAGTATTCCAGTACCTCCATCGGTTACTGTCAACCTTGAACAGCATAGAAAAAACACACTAATGTTGAGTGAATCAAACTAGTGAGTACATTGAAACATGTTTGAAAGAGTTGAGATTAACAGGATGACGTTACTAATtagttattgattaatttatgtCAATAAATTTATGGCAAAATAACATAATATTACATCTATTTCAATGTACTGAATTTGATTTAAGTATTGTCTGGTTCATTTGAAAACAGAGAAACTCGAATTTATTCCGTTAACGTAGAATTATGATTACCTGTTCACGTGTAATTGGCACTGGATCCATAAAAACAGTCCAAAGAACATTTTCTGTGCATGGTGGAGTTGTCAGTGAACCAAAATAGCGAAAATAACGACTAGGATTCAAGAAGCTTAGAATTAGcgataaattcatattatcaacTGTCAAAGCATTTGGAGGAGCGAATTGTGAATTCAATACACCAGAAAAACTGTTATATGCCTTGAACACTGTTTGGtcagattttattgattcaACAATATTATGCATGATACCAAGAACAGCAAGTCCACCTGGTCGACCGATAGCTTCCTGGAGTGAAGAATACATCTCTTTTCGAAACGATACAATATGTCCCTACAATTAGTGTTAAGAATAAAAACAGTATATTTAAACATGACTAATAAGAATGAAGGCTAGTTGCCATTTTTTTCACGTTTATTCGTGGGTGAAGAAACCTAATTACTTATAacctttatttgtttatattctcAATAGACCATGATCGGATATGTTTCGTGATTAAGCTGTTGCACATAACTGTGTCATTTCGCACAAAGGAATATactttttaattcacttgaCTCATTAGATCTTCATGAACAATTATCAATCTGGTTCTTAGAGATATATGATCACATCTAAAATCGTTCATCAGCAATTAGCAATATCAACACATTCATAATGTGCTGTCTTCACTCTTGATGTATGTGAAAAAGAATGTTAAAGTCAAATGACAATAATTTACATACAGACTTACTTCTAAAGGAAATCTAATTCCATCAATAGTATGCTCAGATCCACGATCATCAGTATTACCCCAGTGAAAATGCATTTTTGCAATTTCATATTTAAAGTCACGTAAGCCATCAAATGATATAAACCAAGTGTTTTGTGAAAATGTAACATCAGCTAAATTAGTAAGATAAATATATGATACATAAAAGATTGTATAAGTCACAAAACATAGTCAATAAATTCTATGCTTTCTAGCATTAATTGTATTAATGAATACTAAGCAGTTGAGTTAATACAACCAAACAACCCAATTGATGTTGATTCTATTTCTTTTAAATCACCAGACAAACAATTTTATCGGTTCTAAGTATACAAATTCAATATCATTTTACTAAATGACCGAATATATCTGTTTTTTTATCATTACATATAAATAGTAAATCACTAACCTATTATCACTATAATTGGatttatgaaaatgtaagatagtaactcagtgaagacaatggtggatgtgtcgctcaatttcatggattagttcaagttagacattaacaccgttggatgccagctatttcagtggtctagtggttaggcgctcgtgcgcgagactgataggtcgtggaTTCGAACCACACGAGGTGGGGTTGTGAatacgtactgctgaggagtcctacaatagagcaaaacggccgtccagtgctttcaggttttccatggtggcctagctttaattgactcatgatctcaaccattaaaaatgttatataatgaatCTATATCTGATTTtctgaaagaaaaaaatgtatatttaaccATATTAGACTATTCCGATGATTACTAATAAACAATAGTTGTATATTGAAATCAAGATGTTTTATTCAGACACTATACTAATCTTCAGAACTAGGGTAAATATAGCTTCATATATCTAAAGTTTTGTCCTCTGTGGAAACCAGTTTAGCTACACTATTACTCTGACTTAAAACAACTATCTATCAGTCAATGGATATATCTATCAGGAGAAAAGCATTGGGCTTCATTATACATGTGTTGTATTCTAGAACATGAAGTACTTTTAGTTCACGTTAGAACTGAAAATCTTTTTCAAATGAAACATTAAATGCTAGTGTCAGTCATTAGAGTTTGTGTTCATTTAAACATCTAATTAATGGATTGTTATATTTAAAGAAATGATAATGTCATTTCATTGTATGATAGTTGCATATATTTGGCTGTTAAAATCAATGATATTTATAGGCCACGTTAATTCTTACGAGTTGGTTAAATCATTTTCTTGAAGACCATGTCATGTCCATAAAATGCTCCAATATGTTAATGAATTTGAATCAAGGATGTACAATTAGTCGGCTTTCCATAAATGGAATGTAAGACTGATTGAGATATCATGTTTCGGATTTGCATTTTGAGCAAATTTTGTAGATATGTTAATGAAGCGGAAAACATTAACCAGTTTATTTTCATGTCAGATCCATTTTACTATTCATGGAATCTATTTTCATATTTCTCAATATTAGACAAACTTGCGTATAAGTGTTTTGTCATCCGATGGATAGATTCTTTATTTTCCAAGTAAAAAAACACAATGTGTTTGTGATCTACTGAAGGAATAAAACAAAtacctttttcttcttttttgatGAAGTATTGTTGTCTAAAGAAcgatttaatttttaatttacgAGTAATGTAGTCGATTTCTGAACATAATTCAAAGTATAACTAACACATTTTGCCATCAAAGTATGAAGTATTGTTGTGTccgttactatgttaagcccatataccttattcaagcttctggacagatcaatttatccattcttctagAGTTACGTTTtattcttgttaattattcacttattaacccTGAAtgcttttatatgagcgtatgtgtgtatatCTTATCCTacttatcacatgtctgtagtttattctTGTGTTACTATAAGTATTGATTAGCGcctgattaaatggagttggcatacacgccttctccactgaGTGTCATTTCGCTCCGCTCTCTTCTCTTTGTTTCCTTcgcttcattttttttattgctTGCCCAGaccaatgagtgtacaaaatataagtATTCGAAAATCCATATTCTTATTTGGCTTATTGAATTCCGTTATACACTAATGTGGATTAAGTCAATACTtctatacgaggattgacgacaCATAAATCTCAATAACAATTGCAATCACACGATATAACTGGAAGTAGATTTCGATTCActaaaattgaattatttactaTCTTCGGCTGTAATCAATCTAAAAATCATGAATCCTTCAAACGATGATATAATATAAAGGATGTACAAACTTACAAATAGAAAAGAACAATGTGTATATATAGACAGgaagtttattttattctatcagTATGttgtaaatgataaaataaaagtgtaatttaatagaaaaatgaaaaaaaagcaTGAACTCACCTGAGTGACCATTATTTGTAATTGTAGTGGTCTCAGCAACTGATGTGTTTCGATAAATTACCACAGTTTTTAATCGTAAATCAAGTATAGATATATCCGATTTCAAATCAATTGGTGATTGATAATAACCTGAACACATATTTCTATAGTGTTGATTCCATCTTAACACATTTGAGTAAGACCATTCTGTTAGAAATTTTTCCGCCACCCCCCAAAATATTTACAACAAGTAAAAAAATAACATCTTTAATGATTAAAAAGTTATATGAACTTCATATGCCggataatgaaacaaaatagtAGAGATATGAACATTAGAGTGTTTTCCTACAGAGTACTTTTTTCCCTTCGCCGACTCTGTAACTGTATTTTCCTGCTAGCCGCTTTGGTTCATTAAACCAGTACAAAAGTGACCTCTTACTATTAAATAAGTGTTAGCTAGACGtaacatttttttcatttaatccaattcatgttttttttcttattttaactATTACCGTCACTAATTCACCATTTATAACGAACTTTACTTTAGCTCATTTCACACACCCTGTACACATTCAAATAGCATGTTGCTGATAATACTATTAATTGTTTACCACTAAATTGATTCAACTTTGATCAATAAGCATCATGATTATATTGAAATTCGTCATGATTTCTTTTAGCATTTTCATGCAATTACGATGTCAATAAATCACCAGAAATCAACTGAATATTGGTAACTAACACAAACCATAATTGATTTAAATGGCGTGAAATAAAGAAGATGAGTGAAAAATGAGGACGCCCCTTTAAGTTTTCACTCACTGTTTACAGAAATCTACAACTAACATTTATCATGATTGTATTCATAGATTAATCATTTAAACTGATTAAAACTTTAATTAATGTGGAGATGATGTTGAACTCTTCCTCTTTTATGTATTAACTCTGAATTAGTTTTATTCTCAGTGAGTAGAATATGTGTAATTAAAAGAATAAATTCAATTGTCAAATAATATCCAGAATGTATTCACATAATAAAACTAGGCGGTAAGTGAAAAcataatttctaaaaaaaaaactaaaacattATTCCTACAATTTGATGTTTAGTGATTAGCATACTGTTATGATTAATCTCATTCATtaagtgtaaataattagaaaacAATTCTATTAGTTTTCATTTCTATATTAGAAAATTACTTGTATCACACAAACGTCTCTCAGGAATAGAAAAAATgtgaatatttcattaaattattacaataatatttgtttattttatttatttgaacacacagatattggtacaaggaggaaccaaatagatatgcgccacatcaatcggaaccttcgacctaaaggacTGATATACAGGGCAATGGAGTAACGTcagtagatgcagtcccatggtagccgataaCCAATAACTGATTTATATGCCATTTATTTttccaggatcctggagcccatgtgcaccattggtttggaatcagggttttccaactcccctaggtggatcctctatattcatcaacctggttaaagcgccggacattcccttttcgccctctcaatttcgtaaacaacacccccgtcgcAAGAAGGCAATGAGTGGAACTTTcttgacagtggctgtatacgagtggcaatgtgagagcatttcgagaggaagagctgtCTCTTCTCACCTTTGGCCATTATTAAGGCATTTAGGGGCATTCCAATAACAATCTCAGTAAATTTTTCTCATAACtaaattattagtttatttataaataagttAAGATGTTTCAATAGCACCTTTAATGATTAGTCTGTTtgcttttttcaaaatatttttataaaagCAGTATTTCAATTGAGCTCTCACTACGGATCAGTGTGAGCTTAAAAGCCCATTTGAAATAGACAAGTTATGCATAGATTATTTTAGCTACTTTGAAATTCACGAATCGTGCTAGAAATATGAATAAGTCAAATGATTGATGATGGTCTATATTTCAGAATTCATTCACCTAATAATCCTCATTGATTATTGTCTATTTCTATAGGTGATATTACTTTTTTTAACTAACGGAAGCTGCGGATGCGTTAAATAAAACGATAACTGATACTTGGTTAATCATGTGATGGGATTTTAAATCATCTGAAAATAATATGTTTGATTGAAATCAGTAGGAATTATTTTTGGtggatttttgttctctgagttagATGGTTCGGTCGTGAAGATTTCATCATTATTGTGAATGATACCATCAACTTCTACCTGGagtttgtgatgatgatgtcTTTCAGAATAACAATAAAAGCTATACGATCAAACCACCCAGTTCAGGGAATAAAACTCCATTTAAAATTATCCATctaaactacaaatcttctccactatctcagTAGAATTTATTAGAAAAACAACCTAAAAGTTGTAATTCGGATATGCAATTTGTCTATGAGAATGGTTTCAACACGTGTACCGAATTATAATTAGTCTCTTCTAATTCTGTTATCTCTATTACAATTAGATACAGACGTATAAAAATATCACCCAATTTATCCGGAAAACTATTAGTAATTAGGTATAAAACTAATTTGAAATATGCAAGTATTCACTAACCTGATCCATTACATAAGCAGTTAACAAATAACAATGAGATTTGTATACTAATCAACCAATGA is from Schistosoma haematobium chromosome 6, whole genome shotgun sequence and encodes:
- the CA9 gene encoding Carbonic anhydrase IX (EggNog:ENOG410VDK1~COG:P~SECRETED:SignalP(1-22)), which produces MTYHWLISIQISLLFVNCLCNGSEWSYSNVLRWNQHYRNMCSGYYQSPIDLKSDISILDLRLKTVVIYRNTSVAETTTITNNGHSADVTFSQNTWFISFDGLRDFKYEIAKMHFHWGNTDDRGSEHTIDGIRFPLEGHIVSFRKEMYSSLQEAIGRPGGLAVLGIMHNIVESIKSDQTVFKAYNSFSGVLNSQFAPPNALTVDNMNLSLILSFLNPSRYFRYFGSLTTPPCTENVLWTVFMDPVPITREQVNLFRSLPYGPNEKQTTMGDNFRPIQPLNPPDTLALRSLYRATASSLSLLSLPGLLCIMLTSQLTVIFS